A genomic region of Papaver somniferum cultivar HN1 chromosome 7, ASM357369v1, whole genome shotgun sequence contains the following coding sequences:
- the LOC113295625 gene encoding uncharacterized protein LOC113295625: MSANQGNKEMEINCSSGKVSRISFSSSLYSSRIREKWPAKLYYDHYILSSALGVQQGDPLGPLLFALTFHPLVKSIASRCKLDLHAWYLDDNTFVGDTLEIAKPLSIIESEVPSRDLHLNIKKMEVFWPTLDPRSLEEGVFPKDIGRPSKGVKLLGGPVSLDMNFMSDMVLGRVNKTIQLMSAIKKLRDPQSEMLLLRNYVGISRLYFSLHTTNPAVIQQATDLFEDHLLKYLRLLITEDGAGFGPLQQRLDTLPIKDGGLGIYTMTDTRTYCYLASQSQTTSVWKVILGSLFPTVNGVSYQSALQKFIQCNQIKHAQDYLLVVPISGLDQCIGPRQFRAVVCYRLGIPLFVEGVLCSCCNKSMDIFGDHALHCAKDVRIKFRHDVVRDAVFDVCYRACVPARKEAPLGLLSDDNKDLRPADILMLNW; this comes from the exons ATGTCAGCAAACCAGGGTAACAAAGAGATGGAAattaattgttcatcagggaaagTTTCAAGGATCAGTTTCTCATCATCTCTATACTCATCAAGGATACGGGAAAAATG GCCTGCTAAACTCTACTATGATCATTACATCTTGTCTTCTGCGCTGGGTGTTCAGCAAGGTGATCCCCTCGGTCCCCTTCTTTTTGCGCTGACATTTCACCCTTTAGTGAAGTCCATTGCTTCTCGTTGTAAGCTTGATTTACATGCCTGGTATCTTGATGACAACACTTTTGTTGGTGACACTCTAGAGATTGCCAAACCCCTGAGTATCATAGAATCTGAAGTACCAAGTAGGGATTTGCATCTCAACATCAAGAAGATGGAGGTCTTTTGGCCTACACTTGATCCACGGAGTCTTGAGGAGGGTGTTTTCCCCAAAGACATCGGGAGGCCTAGCAAAGGTGTTAAGCTTTTGGGAGGACCGGTGAGCTTAGACATGAATTTTATGAGTGATATGGTTCTGGGCAGGGTGAACAAGACTATTCAGCTGATGTCGGCCATCAAAAAACTCAGGGACCCTCAGagtgagatgttattacttcgTAACTATGTCGGCATCTCCAGATTATATTTTTCTTTGCATACCACCAATCCTGCTGTTATACAACAAGCCACTGACCTCTTTGAAGATCACCTACTCAAGTATTTGAGACTTCTGATCACGGAAGATGGAGCTGGTTTCGGTCCTTTGCAACAGAGATTGGataccttgcctatcaaagacGGTGGCCTCGGCATATACACTATGACGGACACTCGCACCTACTGTTATCTTGCCTCTCAGAGCCAAACTACCTCGGTGTGGAAGGTGATACTTGGTAGCTTATTCCCAACGGTTAATGGCGTTTCCTACCAGTCGGCTCTTCAGAAATTTATTCAG TGTAACCAAATCAAACACGCTCAAGATTATCTTTTGGTTGTCCCTATCAGTGGGCTAGACCAATGCATTGGTCCCCGTCAGTTCAGAGCTGTAGTTTGTTATCGGCTTGGTATCCCTTTGTTCGTCGAAGGAGTTCTATGCTCTTGTTGTAATAAATCTATGGACATTTTCGGtgatcatgcgcttcattgtgctaaggatgttAGGATTAAGTTTCGTCATGATGTAGTTCGTGATGCAGTGTTTGATGTCTGCTACAGGGCATGTGTTCCTGCGCGCAAAGAAGCGCCCCTGGGTCTTTTATCAGATGACAACAAGGATTTACGCCCTGCGGATATCCTTATGCTCAATTGGTAA